The Setaria italica strain Yugu1 chromosome IX, Setaria_italica_v2.0, whole genome shotgun sequence genome has a window encoding:
- the LOC101767176 gene encoding uncharacterized protein LOC101767176: MGTVLDSHFLALTAIVTVGYQLMFFIITALLRFDKVTDFAGSTNFVIIAILTLVLKGAWHFRQIVLTVLVTIWGLRLGLFLLMRIMQWGEDRRFDEMRDNLGKLAVFWTFQAVWVWSVSLPVTVVNASDRNPPIEARDIIGWIMWLVGICVEATADQQKLVFKNSPSNRGKWCDVGLWKYTRHPNYFGEIFLWWGVFVASTPVLSGAEWLVILGPIFLTLLLLFVSGIPLLESSADKRYGRMEEYRVYKNTTSPLIPLPPAVYGALPAWFKVAFLLELPLYNPGPGSDPIKLQ; the protein is encoded by the exons ATGGGGACCGTGCTGGATTCGCACTTCCTGGCGCTCACCGCCATCGTCACC GTGGGGTACCAGCTGATGTTCTTCATCATCACGGCTCTCCTCCGGTTCGACAAGGTCACGGATTTTGCAG GCAGTACAAATTTTGTCATAATCGCCATCCTAACACTAGTTTTGAAGGGAGCATGGCATTTCCGTCAG ATTGTGCTGACAGTGCTTGTCACAATCTGGGGCCTTCGCCTGGGACTGTTTTTATTGATGAG GATTATGCAATGGGGTGAAGATCGCCGGTTTGATGAAATGCGTGATAATTTGGGGAAACTAGCAGTTTTCTGGACTTTCCAG GCTGTGTGGGTTTGGTCTGTCAGCTTGCCTGTCACTGTTGTGAATGCAAGTGACAGAAACCCCCCGATTGAAGCCAGGGATATAATTGGTTGGATAATGTGGTTGGTTGGGATATGCGTAGAAGCAACAGCTGATCAGCAGAAGCTTGTGTTCAAGAACTCTCCAAGTAATAGGGGAAAGTGGTGTGATGTGGGACTCTGGAAGTATACTCGCCACCCGAATTACTTTGGGGAG ATATTCCTTTGGTGGGGAGTATTTGTAGCATCAACCCCAGTTCTCTCAGGTGCTGAATGGCTTGTGATTTTGGGACCTATATTCCTGACACTTCTGCTACTTTTCGTTAGTGGAATCCCACTCCTTGAG TCATCTGCTGATAAGCGCTATGGACGAATGGAGGAATACCGTGTATACAAGAACACTACAAG TCCCCTTATCCCATTGCCACCTGCTGTTTATGGAGCCCTGCCTGCATGGTTCAAGGTCGCCTTCCTCCTTGAGCTCCCCCTCTACAATCCTGGCCCGGGAAGTGATCCTATCA AACTACAGTGA